From the genome of Deltaproteobacteria bacterium, one region includes:
- a CDS encoding YbhB/YbcL family Raf kinase inhibitor-like protein, producing the protein MLTIRSPDFENGGEIPQLHTCEGKDVSPALEFAGAPQGAKSLALVVHDPDAPDPAAPRMDYVHWVLYNLPPDCKGLPRGVAETALPGRALPGLNDWKRIGYGGPCPPVGRHRYFFVLTALDMVLDDLKKPTRQQLERAFAGHLLGKAELMGTYQKRGK; encoded by the coding sequence ATGCTGACCATCCGCTCCCCCGACTTCGAGAACGGAGGCGAGATTCCGCAGCTCCATACCTGCGAGGGAAAGGACGTCTCTCCCGCGCTGGAGTTCGCCGGAGCTCCCCAGGGCGCGAAGAGCCTGGCGCTGGTGGTCCACGATCCCGACGCGCCCGATCCCGCCGCTCCGCGCATGGACTACGTGCACTGGGTCCTCTACAACCTGCCACCGGACTGCAAAGGACTGCCTCGGGGCGTCGCCGAGACGGCGCTGCCGGGCCGGGCGCTGCCGGGGCTCAACGACTGGAAACGGATCGGCTACGGCGGCCCATGTCCACCCGTCGGACGCCACCGCTATTTCTTCGTCCTCACCGCGCTCGACATGGTGCTCGACGATCTGAAGAAGCCCACGCGACAGCAGCTCGAGCGCGCTTTCGCCGGCCACCTGCTGGGGAAAGCAGAGCTGATGGGGACGTATCAGAAGCGCGGGAAGTAG
- the ppsA gene encoding phosphoenolpyruvate synthase, protein MRFVRWFAEVGLGDVGLVGGKVASLGEMIRELSPLGIRVPDGFAITAEGYRHFIARAGLDETIRELLAGIGPDDVQELVARSAEIRALITSAGMPQEIASEALAAYRELSARFGGADTDVAVRSSATAEDLPGASFAGQQDTYLNVRGEAALVEAVKRCFASLFTARAISYRSHMGFDHLQVALSVGVQKMVRSDKAASGVLFTLDTESGHRGVVLITSSYGLGEAVVQGQVVPDQFYVHKDTLREGYRPIVWKTRGSKEQRIVYGERGTTLVPVPEELRARFSLNDDEVLQLATWAMRIEEHYAVKRGSDSPMDVEWGKDGDSGQLYVLQARPETVHSNRKGASLRIYKLTGKGEQLAQGLAVGEGVAVGTARVIRSAGQFDQFKAGEILITENTDPDWEPIMKMAAGIVTERGGRTSHAAIVARELGIPAVVGTGDAASRVPSGEKITLSCAEGEQGRIYRGALEYEVEEIDRTQFARPRTQMMLNVGNPENAFQTAMLPNDGVGLARMEFIFASWVKVHPLALTRYSQLDEATRAQVDEITRGYTDKTEYFVDKLAQGIGTICAAFHPKPVILRLSDFKSNEYATLLGGKQFEPVEENPMIGWRGASRYYHPSYKEGFMLELRAVRRVREEFGLKNLKLMVPFCRTPDEGRKVIEVLGEGGLAQGRDGLEVYVMAELPSNVFLADQYADIFDGFSIGSNDLTQLVLGVDRDSALVAPLFNERNAAVLQACARIIDAARRKGRKVGICGQAPSDFPEFAAFLVEQGIDSISLIPDSLLRTSERVLQAEQQPRPPQPSRRATDVRRLGGTRRPVAEPAAAWADTEPFVPGSD, encoded by the coding sequence ATGCGCTTTGTCCGCTGGTTTGCGGAGGTCGGGCTCGGCGACGTCGGTCTGGTGGGCGGAAAGGTCGCTTCGCTGGGCGAGATGATCCGCGAGCTTTCGCCATTGGGCATCCGCGTCCCGGACGGCTTCGCGATCACCGCCGAAGGCTACCGCCACTTCATCGCCAGAGCCGGGCTGGACGAGACGATCCGTGAGCTGCTCGCCGGAATCGGTCCGGACGACGTGCAGGAGCTGGTCGCGCGGAGCGCGGAGATCCGCGCGCTGATCACCTCCGCCGGGATGCCGCAGGAGATCGCCAGCGAGGCGCTGGCCGCATACCGGGAGCTGTCGGCGAGATTCGGCGGGGCGGATACCGACGTAGCGGTGCGCTCGTCGGCGACTGCCGAGGACCTTCCCGGAGCGAGCTTCGCGGGACAGCAGGACACCTACCTGAATGTTCGCGGCGAAGCCGCGCTCGTCGAGGCGGTGAAGCGGTGCTTCGCCTCGCTCTTCACCGCGCGGGCGATCAGCTACCGCTCGCACATGGGGTTCGACCACCTCCAGGTGGCGCTCAGCGTCGGCGTGCAGAAGATGGTGCGCAGTGACAAGGCCGCCTCCGGCGTCCTCTTCACGCTCGATACCGAGTCGGGCCACCGCGGCGTCGTGCTGATCACCTCCAGCTACGGCTTGGGCGAGGCCGTCGTCCAGGGTCAGGTCGTCCCCGACCAGTTCTACGTGCACAAGGACACCCTGCGCGAGGGATACCGGCCGATCGTCTGGAAGACGCGGGGCAGCAAGGAGCAGCGCATCGTCTACGGCGAGCGTGGAACCACGCTCGTGCCAGTGCCGGAAGAGCTGCGCGCGCGATTCTCGCTGAACGACGACGAGGTCCTGCAGCTTGCAACCTGGGCGATGCGGATCGAGGAGCACTACGCCGTCAAGCGCGGGTCGGATTCCCCGATGGACGTGGAATGGGGCAAGGACGGCGACAGCGGACAGCTCTACGTGCTGCAGGCGCGGCCGGAGACCGTCCACTCGAATCGCAAGGGAGCCTCGCTGCGGATCTACAAGCTGACCGGCAAGGGCGAGCAGCTCGCGCAAGGGCTCGCGGTGGGAGAAGGCGTTGCGGTAGGCACCGCGCGCGTGATCCGGAGCGCCGGGCAATTCGATCAGTTCAAGGCGGGAGAGATCCTCATCACCGAGAACACCGATCCCGACTGGGAACCGATCATGAAGATGGCGGCGGGCATCGTCACCGAGCGCGGCGGACGGACGTCGCACGCGGCGATCGTCGCCCGCGAGCTGGGCATTCCCGCGGTGGTGGGAACGGGGGACGCGGCCTCGCGCGTGCCCTCCGGCGAGAAGATCACGCTGAGCTGCGCGGAAGGCGAGCAGGGAAGGATCTACCGCGGCGCTCTCGAGTACGAAGTCGAGGAGATCGACCGGACGCAGTTCGCCCGGCCGCGCACGCAGATGATGCTGAACGTCGGCAATCCGGAGAACGCATTCCAGACGGCGATGCTCCCCAACGACGGGGTCGGGCTCGCCCGCATGGAGTTCATCTTCGCGAGCTGGGTCAAGGTCCATCCGCTGGCGCTCACCCGCTACTCGCAGCTCGACGAGGCGACGCGCGCACAGGTCGACGAGATCACCCGCGGCTATACGGACAAGACGGAGTACTTCGTCGACAAGCTGGCGCAGGGCATCGGCACGATCTGCGCCGCCTTCCATCCCAAGCCAGTCATCCTCCGGCTGAGCGACTTCAAGTCGAACGAGTACGCGACGCTTCTCGGCGGCAAGCAGTTCGAGCCGGTCGAGGAGAACCCGATGATCGGATGGCGCGGGGCATCCCGCTACTACCATCCGAGCTACAAGGAGGGGTTCATGCTCGAGCTGCGCGCGGTGCGGCGCGTGCGCGAGGAGTTCGGGCTCAAGAACCTGAAACTGATGGTGCCCTTCTGCCGGACCCCGGACGAAGGGCGGAAGGTGATCGAGGTCCTGGGCGAAGGCGGGCTGGCGCAGGGGAGGGACGGCCTCGAGGTGTACGTGATGGCCGAGCTGCCTTCGAACGTCTTCCTCGCCGATCAGTACGCGGACATCTTCGACGGGTTTTCCATCGGCTCCAACGATCTCACGCAGCTCGTGCTCGGCGTCGACCGCGACAGCGCACTCGTCGCGCCGTTGTTCAACGAGCGCAACGCGGCGGTGCTGCAGGCATGCGCCCGGATCATCGACGCTGCGCGGCGCAAGGGGCGCAAGGTGGGAATCTGCGGGCAGGCCCCGAGCGACTTCCCCGAGTTCGCCGCTTTCCTGGTGGAGCAGGGGATCGACTCGATCTCGCTGATCCCCGACTCGCTCTTGCGGACCAGCGAGCGCGTCCTGCAGGCGGAGCAGCAGCCGCGTCCGCCGCAGCCGTCGCGCCGTGCGACGGACGTCCGTCGATTGGGCGGAACGCGTCGCCCAGTGGCCGAGCCCGCCGCCGCGTGGGCGGATACGGAGCCGTTCGTTCCCGGTAGCGACTAG
- a CDS encoding exo-alpha-sialidase has translation MTRATAAVAALALVACGGSVPPAAHSTTDSTDAGGPALPPGDPRDAGSRLAAEITYTETGFNLLAVDRAGTAYGVNLAASDAELWSSADGRAWSKRGATTGGASFWMLQPLSDGTLLADVATGAGHAIARSTDRGATWTEVLPLGAYRSLTPHTFAELDEAAYFLEYQVFTAGNALIRLWQSVDGGATWAVRRLFQGHRHGHGLIADPARHALWAFFGDTDLQSGVYRSTDGGATWTAIVAGSQDGDIVDATLLPDGSLLCGQDISYLPPRPGIARIGLDGSVTRYQTLPSASYSTHAIRAGGYVVGATYELDADVSPAGWRQASLWGSADGVHWEKLLDVPQLDAKQDVRADVYWELPSGELVINVRNAAGFEPGGLGYLLIRTTRR, from the coding sequence ATGACACGTGCCACGGCCGCAGTGGCGGCGCTCGCCCTGGTCGCTTGCGGTGGCTCTGTCCCGCCGGCCGCGCACTCCACTACGGACTCCACAGACGCAGGCGGTCCAGCGCTGCCGCCTGGGGACCCCCGCGACGCCGGCTCGCGCCTGGCCGCCGAGATCACCTACACGGAGACGGGCTTCAATCTGCTCGCCGTCGATCGCGCGGGCACCGCGTATGGCGTCAACCTCGCCGCCTCGGACGCGGAGCTGTGGTCCAGCGCCGACGGCCGCGCCTGGTCGAAACGCGGAGCGACCACTGGCGGGGCCTCGTTCTGGATGCTTCAGCCGCTCTCGGACGGCACGCTGCTCGCCGACGTGGCGACAGGCGCTGGCCATGCCATCGCCCGCTCCACGGACCGTGGCGCGACCTGGACGGAAGTGCTCCCGCTCGGAGCGTACAGATCGCTGACGCCGCACACCTTCGCCGAGTTGGACGAGGCGGCGTACTTCCTCGAGTACCAGGTCTTCACCGCGGGCAATGCCCTCATCCGCCTCTGGCAATCGGTGGACGGAGGCGCGACCTGGGCCGTCCGTCGCCTGTTCCAGGGTCATCGCCACGGCCATGGGCTGATCGCCGACCCGGCCCGACACGCGCTCTGGGCCTTCTTCGGCGACACGGACTTGCAGTCGGGCGTGTACAGGTCCACGGATGGAGGAGCCACCTGGACCGCAATTGTCGCGGGGTCGCAGGACGGCGACATCGTCGACGCCACCCTCCTGCCCGACGGCTCGCTGCTGTGCGGCCAGGACATCAGCTACCTTCCACCGCGTCCGGGGATCGCCCGGATCGGCCTCGACGGAAGCGTGACGCGCTACCAGACGTTGCCGTCCGCGAGTTACTCCACGCACGCCATCCGCGCGGGCGGTTACGTGGTCGGCGCCACCTACGAGCTCGACGCCGACGTCTCTCCGGCGGGCTGGAGGCAGGCTTCGCTCTGGGGAAGCGCGGATGGGGTCCACTGGGAAAAGCTTCTCGACGTCCCCCAACTCGACGCGAAACAGGACGTCCGCGCGGACGTCTACTGGGAGCTTCCCTCCGGAGAGTTGGTAATCAACGTGCGCAACGCGGCAGGGTTCGAGCCGGGCGGGCTCGGTTACCTCCTGATTCGCACTACTCGCCGATGA
- a CDS encoding dehydrogenase: protein MGLFKVLSSVWPVARQALHGDLTALGPSAWTERSAGLRPRIDGAEVHKSVCPYCAVGCGQNVYVKDGRILDIEGDEDSPVSRGRLCPKGAATFQLVTGSHRIDRVLHRRPFGTHWEGIPLAQAMEMVAQRVKSARDQTWEDKDPKGNGVQRTLGIAHLGGATLDNEENYLLKKLYTALGVIQVENQARI, encoded by the coding sequence GTGGGCCTCTTCAAGGTCTTGTCGAGCGTGTGGCCGGTCGCCCGCCAGGCGCTCCACGGCGATCTCACGGCCCTGGGCCCGTCCGCCTGGACGGAGCGCAGCGCCGGGTTGCGCCCGCGCATCGATGGCGCGGAAGTCCACAAGTCCGTGTGTCCGTACTGCGCCGTCGGGTGCGGTCAGAACGTCTACGTCAAGGACGGACGCATCCTCGACATCGAAGGCGACGAGGATTCGCCGGTCTCCCGCGGCCGCCTCTGTCCGAAGGGGGCGGCAACCTTCCAGCTCGTCACCGGCTCGCATCGCATCGATCGCGTCCTTCATCGCCGTCCGTTCGGGACGCATTGGGAAGGGATCCCGCTCGCCCAGGCGATGGAGATGGTCGCGCAGCGCGTGAAGAGCGCGCGCGATCAGACCTGGGAGGACAAGGACCCGAAGGGAAACGGCGTGCAGCGCACGCTCGGGATCGCGCACCTCGGCGGCGCCACGCTCGACAACGAAGAGAACTACCTGCTCAAGAAGCTTTACACCGCGCTCGGCGTCATCCAGGTCGAGAACCAGGCCCGGATCTGA
- a CDS encoding 4Fe-4S dicluster domain-containing protein — translation MKGFFTDTTLCIGCKACEVACKQWNQLPDDGFNFTGLSYDNTGHLGSSTWRHVSFVERPVPLGGTLSSFSWLMMSDVCKHCARAGCLEACPTGAIVRTEFGSVYVQPDICNGCGYCVSACPFGVVDRRGDDGRAWKCTLCYDRLKADLTPACAKHCPTGSIQYGDLVELRVKARSRVEELHAQGMGEAYLYGADPESQPGTGGLNAFFLLCDRPEKYNLPPDPVVPTKKVRRSWLSMGAAAVGLAALTLAAVVTP, via the coding sequence ATGAAGGGCTTCTTCACCGACACCACGCTCTGCATCGGATGCAAGGCCTGCGAGGTCGCTTGCAAGCAGTGGAACCAGCTCCCCGACGACGGCTTCAACTTCACGGGCCTTTCGTACGACAACACCGGGCATCTCGGATCGTCGACCTGGCGCCACGTCTCCTTCGTCGAGCGCCCGGTCCCGCTCGGCGGAACGCTCTCGAGCTTCTCCTGGCTGATGATGTCCGACGTGTGCAAGCACTGCGCGCGTGCGGGATGCCTCGAGGCTTGTCCCACCGGGGCCATCGTCCGCACGGAGTTCGGCAGCGTCTACGTGCAGCCGGACATCTGCAACGGCTGCGGCTACTGCGTCTCTGCCTGTCCCTTCGGCGTCGTCGATCGGCGCGGCGACGACGGCCGGGCCTGGAAGTGCACGCTCTGCTACGACCGCCTGAAGGCGGACCTGACGCCGGCCTGCGCGAAACACTGCCCCACCGGATCGATCCAGTACGGGGATCTCGTCGAGCTGCGCGTCAAGGCTCGCTCCCGCGTCGAGGAGCTGCACGCGCAGGGAATGGGCGAGGCGTACCTCTACGGAGCCGATCCGGAAAGCCAGCCCGGGACCGGCGGTTTGAACGCCTTCTTCCTGCTCTGCGATCGCCCCGAGAAGTACAACCTGCCTCCTGATCCGGTGGTGCCGACGAAGAAGGTGCGGCGCAGCTGGCTGTCGATGGGAGCCGCGGCGGTCGGGCTCGCCGCGCTCACGCTCGCAGCGGTGGTGACGCCATGA
- a CDS encoding formate dehydrogenase, with protein sequence MGISFGRGGATTFQQDLKNADVIVIQGSNMAECHPVGFQWVMEAKARGAKIVHVDPRFTRTSAMADLYVPLRAGTDIAFLGGIIRYILENDRAFKEYVVNYTNAPVIVSDDYADPEDLEGFFSGWDAASGEYDTETWKYADVGDMPAAGHKEVVPKGVPPKVRGLDITHRKSDPSLQHPRCVYQILRKHFARYTPEAVADICGVSPEKFLKVCEWLCENSGPDRTGAFCYAVGWTQHTVGVQYIRSAAIIQLLLGNIGRPGGGIMALRGHASIQGSTDIPTLFNLLPGYLPMPHANHDNLSEYLRINSAGAGFWSEYPAYFVSLMKSWFGEAATEETDWGFRWLPAISGDHSHMTTVADMAQGKLRGYFVIGENPVVGSSNGAYHREGLRKLEWLVVRDFALTETAEFWRTAPEIASGEIRPEEIGTEVFFFPAATHTEKDGSFTNTQRMLQWHHKAVEPPGDCRSDLQFTYELGKRLRELYADSTIDRDRPIRALTWDYPELKPGEPDAEAVLAEINGRDLVTGKPLQKYAQLKRDGSTACGCWIYAGVYANGVNQAARRKPAREQHWVAPDWGWAWPDNRRILYNRASAAPDGKPWSERKRYVWWDEEAQKWTGYDNPDFIADRPPAYRPILGATGLDAISGVDPFILQIDGKGWLYAPAGLLDGPLPTHYEPEESVVENLLYRQQCNPRRLEWHTSSNPYHRAFADPRFSCVLTTYRVTEHHTAGGMSRWLSWLSELMPEMFCEVSPELAGKRGLVHGGWATISTARGDIECRVLVTRRLSPLRVRGRTVHQIGVPYHWGYTGRVRGDSSNDLLAFVADPNVHIQESKALTADIRPGRRGRVRRAAVHGFPARPELGPPRDIVGLRPFKQQPLQHDPAKE encoded by the coding sequence CTGGGCATCTCGTTCGGACGGGGCGGGGCGACGACGTTCCAGCAGGATCTGAAGAATGCCGACGTCATCGTCATCCAGGGCTCGAACATGGCCGAGTGCCATCCGGTCGGGTTCCAATGGGTGATGGAGGCGAAGGCGCGCGGGGCGAAGATCGTCCACGTCGATCCGCGGTTCACCCGCACCAGCGCCATGGCGGATCTGTACGTGCCGCTGCGCGCCGGTACCGACATCGCGTTTCTCGGCGGCATCATCCGGTACATCCTCGAGAACGACCGCGCGTTCAAGGAATACGTCGTCAACTACACCAACGCGCCGGTCATCGTCTCCGACGACTATGCGGATCCCGAGGACCTGGAAGGGTTCTTCAGCGGCTGGGACGCCGCGTCCGGCGAATACGACACCGAGACGTGGAAATACGCGGACGTCGGCGACATGCCCGCCGCGGGCCACAAGGAGGTCGTCCCCAAAGGTGTTCCTCCGAAGGTCCGCGGGCTCGACATCACGCATCGGAAATCCGACCCGTCGCTGCAGCACCCGCGCTGCGTCTACCAGATCCTCCGCAAGCACTTCGCGCGCTATACGCCCGAGGCGGTAGCGGACATCTGCGGCGTTTCCCCGGAGAAGTTCCTCAAGGTTTGCGAGTGGCTCTGCGAGAACTCCGGGCCCGATCGTACCGGCGCCTTCTGTTACGCGGTGGGATGGACGCAGCACACCGTCGGCGTCCAATACATCCGCAGCGCCGCCATCATCCAGCTGCTGCTCGGCAACATCGGCCGGCCCGGCGGCGGCATCATGGCGCTGCGCGGCCACGCGAGCATCCAGGGGTCGACGGACATCCCCACGCTGTTCAATCTGCTGCCCGGCTACCTGCCGATGCCACATGCGAACCACGACAACCTGAGCGAATACCTCCGGATCAATTCCGCCGGCGCGGGGTTCTGGTCGGAGTATCCGGCGTACTTCGTGTCGCTGATGAAATCGTGGTTCGGCGAGGCGGCGACCGAGGAGACGGACTGGGGATTCCGCTGGTTGCCGGCGATCTCCGGCGACCATTCGCACATGACGACGGTCGCCGACATGGCGCAGGGCAAGCTCCGCGGCTACTTCGTCATCGGCGAGAACCCGGTCGTCGGATCCAGCAACGGGGCATACCACCGGGAAGGGCTGCGCAAGCTGGAGTGGCTGGTGGTCCGCGACTTTGCGCTCACCGAAACAGCGGAGTTCTGGCGCACCGCGCCCGAGATCGCGAGCGGCGAGATCCGGCCGGAAGAGATCGGCACCGAGGTCTTCTTCTTCCCGGCGGCGACGCATACCGAGAAGGACGGCTCGTTCACGAATACGCAGCGCATGCTGCAATGGCACCACAAGGCGGTCGAGCCGCCCGGCGACTGCCGTTCCGACCTGCAGTTCACCTACGAGCTCGGCAAGCGGCTGCGCGAGCTGTACGCGGATTCGACCATCGATCGCGACCGGCCGATTCGGGCGCTGACGTGGGACTATCCCGAGCTGAAGCCCGGCGAGCCCGACGCGGAGGCGGTCCTCGCGGAGATCAACGGCCGCGACCTGGTCACCGGCAAGCCGTTGCAGAAATACGCGCAGCTCAAGCGCGACGGCAGCACCGCCTGCGGCTGCTGGATCTACGCCGGCGTGTACGCGAATGGCGTCAACCAGGCGGCGCGTCGCAAGCCAGCGCGCGAGCAACACTGGGTCGCGCCCGACTGGGGATGGGCATGGCCCGACAACCGCCGGATCCTCTACAACCGCGCTTCCGCGGCCCCGGACGGAAAGCCCTGGAGCGAACGCAAGAGATACGTCTGGTGGGACGAGGAGGCGCAGAAGTGGACCGGCTACGACAACCCGGACTTCATCGCCGATCGGCCTCCTGCGTACCGGCCCATCCTCGGCGCCACCGGCCTGGACGCGATCTCCGGCGTCGATCCGTTCATCCTCCAGATCGACGGGAAGGGCTGGCTGTACGCGCCGGCGGGCCTGCTCGACGGTCCGCTTCCGACACACTACGAACCCGAAGAGTCGGTGGTCGAGAACCTGCTCTATCGGCAGCAATGCAATCCGCGCCGCCTGGAGTGGCACACCAGCAGCAACCCGTATCATCGCGCCTTCGCCGATCCGCGGTTCTCGTGCGTCCTCACCACGTACCGGGTCACCGAGCACCACACGGCCGGCGGCATGAGCCGCTGGCTCTCCTGGCTCTCCGAGCTGATGCCCGAGATGTTCTGCGAAGTATCGCCCGAGCTCGCCGGCAAGCGCGGGCTCGTGCACGGCGGCTGGGCGACGATCTCCACCGCCCGCGGCGACATCGAATGCCGCGTACTGGTGACGCGCCGCCTCTCGCCCCTGCGCGTCCGCGGCCGCACCGTGCACCAGATCGGGGTGCCATATCACTGGGGCTATACCGGCCGCGTCCGCGGCGACTCCTCGAATGACCTCCTCGCCTTCGTCGCCGACCCGAACGTGCACATCCAGGAATCGAAGGCCCTGACCGCCGACATCCGCCCTGGGCGGCGCGGTCGCGTGCGGCGGGCGGCGGTCCACGGGTTCCCCGCGCGGCCGGAGCTGGGGCCGCCGCGCGACATCGTCGGGCTGCGGCCGTTCAAGCAGCAGCCGCTGCAGCACGACCCCGCGAAGGAGTAG
- a CDS encoding pyridoxal phosphate-dependent aminotransferase → MSDEVVIPAFRAVPRTGVIYVTSEAHKLGYRSADPSWCNLGQGQPETGPLPGAPPRVKEVGVRVDDQEYAPVPGIWELRESVAALYNRLFRKGMGSQYSAENVSICGGGRAALTRAAASLGHVNLGHFLPDYTAYEELLDVFKAFTAIPILLEGERGYAFTADDLRKEIQGRGLSALLMSNPCNPTGKLVQGDELSRWVRTARELDCSLLIDEFYSHYVWTGRPGQLPIESAARYVEDVNRDPVIIFDGLTKNWRYPGWRVTWTVGPEKVIEAVASAGSFLDGGGSRPLQRAAIPLLSEEVVQKETLAINATFREKRDRMIQRLERMGIRADRAPDGTFYVWGNLAGLPAPLNDGMGFFRASLERKVITVPGEFFDVNPGKRRSRRASRFRSYTRFSFGAPQSQLEEALTRIEHLVQSAMASPR, encoded by the coding sequence GTGAGCGACGAAGTCGTCATCCCCGCGTTTCGCGCGGTGCCACGCACCGGCGTCATCTACGTCACCTCCGAGGCGCACAAGCTCGGGTACCGCAGCGCGGACCCTTCCTGGTGCAACCTCGGCCAGGGGCAACCGGAGACCGGCCCGCTGCCCGGCGCGCCGCCCCGGGTGAAGGAAGTCGGCGTGCGCGTCGACGATCAGGAATACGCCCCGGTCCCGGGCATCTGGGAACTGCGCGAGTCGGTCGCAGCGCTCTACAACCGCCTGTTTCGCAAAGGGATGGGCTCGCAGTACAGCGCCGAGAACGTGAGCATCTGTGGCGGCGGCCGCGCCGCTCTCACCCGGGCCGCGGCATCGCTCGGCCACGTGAACCTCGGCCACTTCCTGCCCGATTACACGGCGTACGAGGAGCTGCTGGACGTCTTCAAGGCGTTCACCGCCATTCCCATCCTCCTCGAAGGCGAGCGCGGGTACGCGTTCACCGCGGACGACCTGCGCAAGGAGATCCAGGGTCGCGGCCTCTCGGCGCTGCTGATGAGCAATCCGTGCAATCCCACCGGCAAGCTCGTGCAAGGCGACGAGCTGTCACGCTGGGTGCGAACGGCGCGCGAGCTGGACTGCTCCCTCTTGATCGACGAGTTCTACTCCCACTACGTGTGGACGGGACGGCCCGGCCAGCTCCCCATCGAGAGCGCCGCCCGTTACGTCGAGGACGTCAATCGGGACCCGGTGATCATCTTCGACGGGCTGACGAAGAACTGGCGGTATCCGGGCTGGCGCGTCACCTGGACGGTCGGTCCGGAGAAGGTGATCGAAGCGGTCGCCAGCGCCGGCTCATTCCTCGACGGGGGCGGATCGCGGCCGCTCCAGCGCGCGGCCATCCCGCTGCTCAGCGAAGAGGTGGTGCAGAAAGAGACGCTCGCGATCAACGCCACGTTCCGCGAGAAGCGCGACCGCATGATCCAGCGCCTCGAGCGCATGGGCATCCGGGCCGATCGGGCGCCGGACGGCACCTTCTACGTGTGGGGCAACCTCGCCGGGCTCCCGGCGCCGCTCAATGACGGCATGGGCTTCTTCAGAGCGTCGCTGGAGAGGAAAGTGATCACGGTGCCCGGCGAGTTCTTCGACGTGAACCCGGGAAAGCGCCGCAGCCGGCGCGCCTCGAGGTTCCGCAGTTACACGCGCTTCTCGTTCGGCGCCCCCCAGTCGCAGCTCGAGGAAGCGCTGACCAGAATCGAACACCTCGTTCAGTCCGCGATGGCCTCCCCGCGATAG
- a CDS encoding D-glycerate dehydrogenase, with product MEKPRVLITRRLALAPDSVLGAGIEIDQHDSEEALERRELLRRVREVSALLAVLGDRVDRELLDAAPRLRIVANHAVGYDNVDVPACTARGVWVTNTPDVLTDATADLTWALILALARRVREGERLIRAGAFRGWAPTMLLGRELRGRTLGVLGYGRIGRAVARRAEGFGMRVFFTARGGGVPFDELLQESDVLSIHCPLNAQTRHLIGAAELLRMKRGGMLVNTARGPIVDEAALVAALESGYLGGAGLDVFENEPAVHPGLLNRDDVVLLPHLGSATQETRQSMARIALEQVERVLRGERPTSAVNEVAAQ from the coding sequence GTGGAGAAGCCGCGCGTCCTGATCACCCGCAGGCTGGCGCTCGCGCCGGACAGCGTGTTGGGAGCGGGCATCGAGATCGATCAGCACGACTCCGAGGAGGCGCTCGAGCGCCGCGAGCTGTTGCGCCGCGTGCGCGAGGTGTCGGCGCTGCTCGCGGTGCTCGGCGATCGCGTCGACCGCGAGCTCCTGGATGCCGCTCCCCGTTTGCGCATCGTCGCCAACCACGCGGTCGGTTACGACAACGTCGACGTCCCGGCGTGCACCGCCCGCGGCGTCTGGGTCACCAACACGCCCGACGTCCTCACCGACGCGACTGCGGACCTGACCTGGGCGCTGATCCTCGCGCTGGCTCGCCGCGTCCGCGAAGGAGAAAGGCTGATTCGCGCAGGCGCGTTCCGCGGCTGGGCGCCGACGATGCTCCTCGGGCGCGAGCTGCGCGGCCGGACGCTCGGCGTCCTCGGCTATGGCCGCATCGGGCGCGCGGTGGCGCGGCGCGCGGAAGGGTTCGGAATGCGCGTCTTCTTCACCGCCCGGGGCGGCGGCGTGCCCTTCGACGAGCTCCTGCAGGAGTCCGACGTCCTTTCCATTCACTGCCCGCTGAATGCGCAGACGCGCCATCTGATCGGCGCCGCCGAGCTGCTGCGGATGAAGCGCGGCGGGATGCTCGTGAACACCGCGCGCGGCCCCATCGTCGACGAGGCGGCATTGGTCGCCGCGCTCGAGTCCGGATACCTGGGAGGGGCGGGACTGGACGTCTTCGAGAACGAGCCCGCAGTCCACCCCGGGCTGCTCAACCGCGACGACGTGGTCCTGCTCCCTCACCTGGGAAGCGCTACGCAGGAAACCCGCCAGAGCATGGCCCGGATTGCGCTGGAGCAGGTCGAGCGGGTGCTGCGGGGAGAACGCCCTACCAGCGCGGTGAACGAGGTCGCCGCGCAATGA